A window of Maioricimonas rarisocia genomic DNA:
TCGTCATCGCGGCTGGATCGTCGATCACCTGATCGGGGAGTCCCTGCAGATCGTCGAACGGCCCGATCGCCAGCGGACTGCCGCGGATTTCGTTCCAGTCGCGCGCACAACATTCCATGAGAAAATCGGCCGGTGCCGGGGCGTTGGCCCGCATCAACCGGACAACGGCGCGATGCGAATCGAGCAACGCCGCCAGACCGGATTGCAGTCGCTGCAGGGTGCGGCTGGAGCTTTCGTAGTCCCCCTGCTGGTAAAGCCGGTCTGCCAGGATCAGCTGATCCTGAATGACATTCCACTGCACGGGGGCCCACTCCCACGGAGCGGCAGCACGGACGGAAAACTCCGCGTAGCGGGTCCAGGCCTGTTCGAGTTCGGCCGAATTCTGCGAACGGGAGATGCTGCCTGCCCCCAGCCCCGGGGCAGGGACGCGTTTGCTGGTGCGGCTGACCGTGACTTCGAAACTGTCCGTTGCCTGACCGAAATCGAAAAGCATCGGACGCTGCCGGGCCAGACAGAAGTCCGTGGCCCATCGCTGCATCTGTTCGTCGAGATACGTGTACAGCTCGGCCAGGTTGACGCGTTCGTTTCTCTTCCCCGTCGGTTCGGCTTCGCCGGAAACCCCGCGGAGGAAGAAGTTGCCGAAGACAGATCCGCCCCCCGGATGCATCGGCCAGGAGTCCTCGCCCGGCCGGGACGAGAGCAGGACAAACAGTCCCCGCGTTTCGCTGCGGTCCAGGCTTTCGAGCAGATCCTTGACCGCCTCGACGAAGCGTCCGGTCCGCGTGCCGAAATAGGGGTGAACGCCCGGTTTCTGGCAGTCGAGGACGAGCAGTTTCTGACTGGCACGGGAGTCCGCCAGGGCCCGCACGATGCTCGAGACCGGGATCAGCTGCGCGGTGGGATCCTCGTCCGGATCGAAACCATCCGGCACCAGCCAGGGGATGAGTGTCTGCTCGTCCGGCTCGGCATCCGGCTGGGGAAGTGCGACGCCAGTCGCGTTGACGTAGACGACCGTTCGCGACGGCTGCCACGGGAACAGCGTCAGCCGATTGGGACGATGATTCTCGATTCCGCGGATCTGTGCCTGAAACTGCTCAAGATTCGCCGGGCTGATGTCGGCATCCGCCAGTTCGAAGACCTCCGGCAGTTGCAGCAGGGCCCGTGCATCCGCCACGGCAGCGACATTTGGCGACAGGACCTCAACGTCGTTCCGAGCTGTGACGACGATCAGGCGGGACGTCGGCAGCGGGTTCAGCCAGCGAATGAGCGCGAAGAACAGGAATACGACGCCGGCAAACAGCACGAGCGGGACGAGCAGCCGGATCGTATCGCGCGTCCGACGTGCCGCCTCGTCGCTCCAGCGGCGGGTCGAGCGCGTCTTGACGACGGTCCGGCTCTGCTTCGCCTTCCAGTTCTGTTTTGCCATCAGTGCCGCGCCAGAAAGGTCAGATCATCGTCATCTTCCAGATCAGACCGATGTTCAGGGCCATCACTGCGGTCGCCACGGCGAGCAGAGCAAGTGACGTGCGCTTTGCCCGGGCATCGTCCATCAGGGACTGTTCACTCCAGCAAATCAGCTCGTCGTGTTCATTCAGCACTTTTGTCAGAACCCCATCAAGAAACGGCTGATGGGTTCCGTTGACGGTCGAGAGTTCTGCAATGTAGACGCCGGAAAAGTAGAAAACGTCCTCACCCGGCTGGGTAAATCCGCTCCGCAACATCCCGCAGAAGTACGAGCGGGCCTGCCGGAGCGAGTCGACGAACCGGAACAGCTGCTCGTTACTCGGATCGCCCGGCCGGATCTTGAACAGATGCAACGCCTGCAGTTCGAAGTCGCGCTGCAGCCATTCGTGCACGCGTTCGGGATCCTCCTCGGCGAGGCCGACCAGTTGCGGAAAGCTCACGCCGCAACGTCTGGCGAGCGTCTCGGCCGGTAGTTTCTGCGTATAGGACAGCAGCTGTGCGTTGTCGCGGCACCCGGTGAACAGCACGGCGCTGAGGCAGCGAACACCCAGGTTCTGCTGCAGGACGGACATGTCCGTCTTGACGCACTCCCGGAAGCTCTGAGCGGTCCGCTCGTCGAGAACCGTCTCATTGAACGGAAGCCCGAGGAGGACGGCGTTAATCGGACAGACGGGATATCGCGTATCTTTCAATACCTGGCAGAAATACTGGAGCCGGTCACGGGCCTCATCCCGCACCTTGACCGAGACGGTCTCGACCTTGGTCGATTGTTTGGCGGCCGACTGCTCGAGTGCCTGCTGCCGCAACGTCACCAGATCGACCGTGAGAGTCTCCGTCCCGTTTCCGAGACCGGAGGAACCACCGCTCGCGAGGGCCTCGGATTCGGCGGCCTGCTCGAGTGCGGCGACGGCCGCGAAGGGAGAGTCGTCAACATACGCCCGTTCTGCCGCATCGACCAGCAGGTCTGACTGTGCCGTCGTGGCGGCAATCCCGGGAATGGTGACCCACAGGCCACCCGCATCCCCGTACCAGTGAATGCACAGGGATTCATCATCAACACGCACATCGGTGCCGATGGCGTTCGCCTTCACAAACTCCTGCTCGGCCTGCCGCGACAGCCCCGTCACCAGATACAGGGGAATCTGATCGATGGCGATACCGGCGTCGGCCGCGGCTCGAATCCCGGCCTGCATGGCGCGATCGATGTCGGGGAACGACTTCAGCGCGGGAGAGAGGACGCGGAGCTGCCGGAGGACCGCCACGAACAGTCGGGCGATCAGGTACAGCAGGAGCGCCAGCCAGCCCATCCACGTCTTGCGGAACAGCCAGGGCCCGGCCGATGCGTGGCGATCCAGTCCCAGGACCCAGGTCAACACGCCCAGGGTGACGACGACCGTCAGAACCAGCAGGAAGACGAGTGTCTTCCGCACGGCCGACGGAATCGACATTGTCCGGAGGTTTTTGAGTACTCCCAGCGGGTCCATGAAAGGACGCGCCAGGAAGTCGATCATCGTCCGGATGTTATTCCAGACGTTGCCGAGAAACTCGTTGATCAACCAGTCGAACATATCCAGTCCTTCGCGACTCTCCGCAGGTCGGTCACATCCGGTTCAGGAATGCGATCCACAGAACGAGCAGAAGAATCGACGCCATTACGGTCGTCAGCATTGCATAGGAACGGGCGGTACGGCCTGACAGCGGCGTGGCATCTCCCAGCTCGGCGGCCGGGCTGGCCGGTGCGTAGGGCAACTGCGGCGCCGAGGCGAGCTGCCGGCAGACCGATTCGGCCCACTCTTCCAGCGAGGCCATCTGGGTGGCCTTCATTCGCTTGGGAGGCGGGGCGGAAGGCTGAGCGCGGCCCGTCATAAAGTCTTCGATCGACTCGGTAATCTCGTCGCTGCCGATCCCCCAGGTCTTCATCGAATCGGCCTGGGCATCCCACCAGTTGTCGGTCACGGACTGGGACGGTTCATCTTCGGCTTTCTCGGCGGGAGCGCCCGCATCGTCATCGGCCGTCCAGGTATCATCGGCCGTCTTGCTGGAGGTATCGCTGGCGGCGTTCCCCGACGACTCGCGGTAGATTCCCTTGAAGCCGAAACAGACGCACAGGTAATAGGTTTCCAGGGCGTCCAGGCTGTCCATCGAGCGGGCGGACTCGGCATTGTCGAAGAACCGCCAGGCCCGTTCGCGGGAACTGAAGTAGGTCCGTTCCAGGCAGTGATCGCTCCAGTAGCCGGCGTGCTCCCAGCTCGAATGGACCAGAACTTCGTCGATCCAGTACACGAGGGCACTTTTGGCCAGCTGGAACTCCTCCTTGCGTGGCCCCTGGACGTCAAACTGGGCCAGCTGACGTCTCAGTTGGGACGAGACATCCTGCGGGTCGGGTCCGCTGCCGCCGGTCTTGCGGATTTTGGCCAGCACGTCGAAGACATGGCGGATGACGGGATAAACGCGCTGTCCGAATTCGTTAGTCATTTTCCAGTACGAACAATTCAAGCGACAGGTCGCGTGGGGTGTTTTTGGGGTCAACAACCGTCAGCACGTGCTGGCCGATCGCCTGTTGCCGGATGTACCGTTCATTCACTTTCAGCGCGAGCGTGCGCGACTCGGAGACCTGCTCCCAGTACGTTCCCAGCTTCTTGACCCGGAAGTAGGTCAGGTCCTTGAGCACGGGCAACTGCGGGTGCACTCCAACATACCGTTTGATCGAGAGCCCCGCTTCGCCATTCACGTAGATCTGGTTGATCGTGCGGCTCGCCCCGAGCTTCCAGTCCAGCCACCGGGTGCTGAAGAGCTGCTCGAGACGTTCGGGGGGCAGGTCGCTGCGGACCCCCACGTAGAACTCGTACTGCGTCTGCAGCCACCGGGGATCGAGCGTAACCTCCATCCACTGACCGACGTTTTCGAGGGGAAACCGCTGAACTTTCGCACCGTGCTCGGTCGCCGTCAGTGCCGCATCGATTTCCGCCTTGATCGCCCGGAAGATCTCCCCGAGCCGCTCGTGGTTGTAAAGCGGTAATTCAGGAGGGGTCCAGTCGTCGCGGAGAATCGCCAGCTCGCCAAGCAGATTGCACAGCGTCAGGTACGCCGTGCGGGGGTGCGTCCCCCGGGTTTCGGTCAACTGACGGAAGACCGGCAGGCAGGAGTTGACGGCATCGAGCTTGCGGATCGCGCGACGGATCTGAGGCTGATTGGCTTCGGCCCAGCCGCCGTGGGTCTTCAGGTATTCAGCCTGAGAGTGAATATGAGCCCGCAGCTGGCTGAGGATCGCCGCGAGAATGCCTTCGCTGAGTTCTTCCCAGCCGCGGCATTCCAGCAACGGGGGAAAGTAGTCGGGATCGAGTGCAGGGGGCGAATCGGCTTCGAGACTGCGCTTGACCCGAGCCAGCGGGAGGGACTGACAGTTCTGCGGCGGCGTGCCGTCCGGCGAGACGACCAGCTCGCAGTTGTACCTCAGAAAGTCGATGCTGCGCGGATTGTCCCCGTCGTGCACTTCGTCCCAGGTGCGAGTTTCCGTTCGAAAGCGGGTGTGGGCCTCGCCGTTACCAGCGGCAGAATTTGCCTGTCCGGGGACATAATCCGGTAATACGAGAAACAGCGAGATCTCTGGCGTGTCTGCCAGAGCCTTGCGAAGATCGAGTACGGGGAGGCGCGCGTTCTCCGGGACGCTGACCAGCGTGCCGTCTCTCAACCGGACTCGCAACCGCGGAATCCGCAGCTCGTAATTGGCGAGCGCATCCGGGTTGATCTCAATATCGTAAACGCCGTACCCGTAGGGATTTAACCAGTCGTGCGATGTGGCGACCTGCTCCAGGAGCCAGGACTCGGCTGCCTGGAAGTGGTGCGGCAGCACCAGCATCCCTTCTGACCAGCGAACAGGCTGTGCTCTCATCGTGCGCCACCACAGTGCGACCGGAACCGGGAGAATGCCAACTCCTGAGCGGAATCGGCAGCGTGATCCGGTGTCGATGACCGAAAAGTCAAAGAGACGGTTCGTGCGTGTGATGTTTTCCCGCACACGAACGAAATCGCCTGAAGTTCAGCGAATCTCGAAACGCTAAATGAGTATAGCTTTTACAATTGCGGACAGCCAGAACTTCCGGTCGCCTGCCCCGTTGACCTCCGGCATCAGGCGGGCGGACCTGCATGGTGGACGGACAGTTCGATGAGCACACAGCGGCCTGACGATCAGGCATCGCCGTCGACGCCCACGGGGCAGCGGTTTCTGGGGGGGACGGTCCACTCTGAGGGAGCGCGGACCGCGACAGTTCCGCGGCTGTTCGCCACCGTCTCCGCCCTCGTGCTGCTGCTTCTACTGCTGTTCATTATCGTCCGCTCGTTTCGCGATCAGCTGGGAACGCGACTGCTGATCACCGCCGGCGCGGTCGGCTATCAGTCCGAACTGATCGCTCCCTTGCCGTTCGTTGACCAGGACGTTGCGATCCTCCGCAACTCTCCTGGAGTGTCCCTGCAGATCGACGACGAGGATCCCGAGCTTCCCAACGCAGCGACCGAGGCGGACTACGCGCGGCTGATGAACGAAGTTCTTCCCGCAACGGGGCAGGACACCGTCATTCTGTTCGTGAGGGCTCACGCGGTCGCCGCCCGCGGCGGAATGTATCTGTTGCCGACGGACGTCGATCCCCTGCGACCACATGGGGGAGTGGAGATCGGGGAACTGCTGCGCGCCGTGGCCACCTGTCCGGCACGCAACAAGCTCGTACTGTTCGATGCCGCTTCGGTCGACCGGAATATGCGGATCGGCATGGTCGGCAACGACTTCGCCTGGCATCTCCGCCGCGAATTCGAAGCACTGGCTGCTGATGATGCCGAAATCGGCAATCTCTTCGTTCTCTGCAGCGCCGGCGACGGACAGCGGGCGTGGTCGTCGTCGGCAGTCCAGCAGTCGGTCTTCTCTGCCTTCGCGGGATACTGTCTGCAGGGAGGTGTCGCAGCCGACGGGGATGGCGAAGAAGGCCGACGGGACAGCCTGCTGACGACCGGAGAGATCGCTTCGTTCGTCGAACGAAACGTCGCGGACTGGAGTCTCAAGCATCGCGGAGTGCTGCAGCGTCCGTTTCGCCTGCAGGCGGGTGATGACTTCCAGGTGGCCGGCGTTTCCGAGTTTCTGACGCTCGAGAGCTACTTCTCGGAGCAGATCCCGCTTGCCCGTGCGGGAGAGCGCGAAAACGAAGAACTCCAGCAGCAGGCCGAGGCCGAAGGAGCCACTCCCGACCCGGAGTCGCCTCCGAAAGCGTTTCCCACCACGGATGTCCTGCTGGGGCGAATCCTGCTGGCCTGGCAGTTTGCCGACGAATTGCGGTCGACGACGCAGCCGTTCCACCGGCCGCGACACTGGGCACTGTACCTGCAGTCACTGCAGCGGGCCGAACGGCTGTTGCTGGCCGGTCGCCTTGAAGATGCCGAGTCGGTTCTCGAGACGTCGATCGTTCCGCTCGAAGAAGATCTGAAGGCGCCCCCACGCGAACGGCTGACACACCCGTGGAGCCTGGCATACATGGATCTGCTGGGAGACGACCCGACAACGCACCCGTCGTTCGTCGCCATGCAGAACGCCCTGAACGCTCCGACGCCAGCCAACCTGAACCGACTCACGACGTCTCCCATGGCCGAGGCAGCGCTGGCCCGACGACTGGCCATCGCGGGACTGGCTGCCGGCGAGGGTGACGACGCGCTGTGGACCGATCCCGACCTGCTGCAACTGGTGGTCGCCACGCGGACGCAGGCAGAGACAACAGCTCGTCTGCTCAGCCAGACATCGCCACCTGACGCAGAAGCTCCGCCGTCATCGGCTCCTTACGTTCTGTGGCTGTGTCAGTCCGCGATTGACCGCGCGGATCGGCTGCGTGTCGCCGGCGAGCAGGAGCTTCTGATCGGCCGTCCCGAATCGGCCCGCTTCCAGCTCGAACTGGCCAGCCGAACCTACGACGATGCCGAGAACATCTGCCGCATCACGGAACAACAGCTCAACCAGATTCACCTGACCGTGCTGGATCTGTATGGCTTCTCGCGCTGGCTTGGCCACCTGAAAAGAGACCGCGCTGCCTGGATCGAAGCGGCCGGTCGACTCCGGGCGCTGGTCGACACGACCGCCGAGTTCCGCACGCAACCACGCCCCGAACTCGTCCCGGCACTTGTGGGACTCTGTGACGAACTGCAGCGAATGGCCGCCGCATCGGCCCGACAGGCTCTCTCGAAGTCTGACCCGGTCGTTCTCGACGGACTGCTGGAGCTGGCATCATTGTCGCCGGACATGCGGCTGCAGATTCTGACGACGCTGGTCGGCCAGGAGGACGCTCCCGGGCGCACGGCCAGTCTGCGCAGATATGCCACCGATCCCGGCGATGCGGTCGCGTTTCCGATTCCACTCAGCGTCCTCAGTGAGGCACTGGAATCCCGTTCTGAAGAGCTTGCCGAACTGTTCGAGGCGTGGGACTCCCGGCGTGAGCCACTGATGCTCAGCGATCTTCGCGACAACGAGTCACTGCGAGCGCAACGGAGCGAGCTGGGTGACCGGTTTCGCGAAGAACTGACGCGGCTCAGCGCCGATCCGATGCAGCTTCCGCCGGGCCAGTCGGGCTACGAACAGTACGTGACGCACCTGGTGCGATCACCGTTCCAGGCGCAGCTGCTGGTGCTGACCCGTTTCGAACCGACGGCAACGCGGGAGATTCTCAATCGCCTGACGGCCGATCAGCTCGCCTGGCAACTGCAGCGACTGGAGAAGGAGACAGCCGCGACAGAGATCGACTCCGGCCGGGTGCGGGCAGCGATC
This region includes:
- a CDS encoding type VI secretion protein IcmF/TssM N-terminal domain-containing protein, producing MFDWLINEFLGNVWNNIRTMIDFLARPFMDPLGVLKNLRTMSIPSAVRKTLVFLLVLTVVVTLGVLTWVLGLDRHASAGPWLFRKTWMGWLALLLYLIARLFVAVLRQLRVLSPALKSFPDIDRAMQAGIRAAADAGIAIDQIPLYLVTGLSRQAEQEFVKANAIGTDVRVDDESLCIHWYGDAGGLWVTIPGIAATTAQSDLLVDAAERAYVDDSPFAAVAALEQAAESEALASGGSSGLGNGTETLTVDLVTLRQQALEQSAAKQSTKVETVSVKVRDEARDRLQYFCQVLKDTRYPVCPINAVLLGLPFNETVLDERTAQSFRECVKTDMSVLQQNLGVRCLSAVLFTGCRDNAQLLSYTQKLPAETLARRCGVSFPQLVGLAEEDPERVHEWLQRDFELQALHLFKIRPGDPSNEQLFRFVDSLRQARSYFCGMLRSGFTQPGEDVFYFSGVYIAELSTVNGTHQPFLDGVLTKVLNEHDELICWSEQSLMDDARAKRTSLALLAVATAVMALNIGLIWKMTMI
- a CDS encoding carboxypeptidase-like regulatory domain-containing protein, whose translation is MSTQRPDDQASPSTPTGQRFLGGTVHSEGARTATVPRLFATVSALVLLLLLLFIIVRSFRDQLGTRLLITAGAVGYQSELIAPLPFVDQDVAILRNSPGVSLQIDDEDPELPNAATEADYARLMNEVLPATGQDTVILFVRAHAVAARGGMYLLPTDVDPLRPHGGVEIGELLRAVATCPARNKLVLFDAASVDRNMRIGMVGNDFAWHLRREFEALAADDAEIGNLFVLCSAGDGQRAWSSSAVQQSVFSAFAGYCLQGGVAADGDGEEGRRDSLLTTGEIASFVERNVADWSLKHRGVLQRPFRLQAGDDFQVAGVSEFLTLESYFSEQIPLARAGERENEELQQQAEAEGATPDPESPPKAFPTTDVLLGRILLAWQFADELRSTTQPFHRPRHWALYLQSLQRAERLLLAGRLEDAESVLETSIVPLEEDLKAPPRERLTHPWSLAYMDLLGDDPTTHPSFVAMQNALNAPTPANLNRLTTSPMAEAALARRLAIAGLAAGEGDDALWTDPDLLQLVVATRTQAETTARLLSQTSPPDAEAPPSSAPYVLWLCQSAIDRADRLRVAGEQELLIGRPESARFQLELASRTYDDAENICRITEQQLNQIHLTVLDLYGFSRWLGHLKRDRAAWIEAAGRLRALVDTTAEFRTQPRPELVPALVGLCDELQRMAAASARQALSKSDPVVLDGLLELASLSPDMRLQILTTLVGQEDAPGRTASLRRYATDPGDAVAFPIPLSVLSEALESRSEELAELFEAWDSRREPLMLSDLRDNESLRAQRSELGDRFREELTRLSADPMQLPPGQSGYEQYVTHLVRSPFQAQLLVLTRFEPTATREILNRLTADQLAWQLQRLEKETAATEIDSGRVRAAILKNLRTLNPSYQDSLSRRQQPFFLTQTKTREVASRGEIDVTLQVNTVLELAAADRPRLVIDWFAVRDHQTVIEIENLLTGKLVRPMTSAQSGTDADAEEADDDVSWRTQIPIDELMRDTPVPVRIRLHSTADRVAAGTDEMTAWIELSDSSRYWVPIEFSQSGSEETPLEIVVTDANGAPAGPAIRVLPNQSLPMTVALRSRLPSPEPVHLDFVSGDEKATVEVTAVPGGVPQPVTPTADFQIPVVAGELKIQARRGTEVDDVETIQVDVLNPRTSFDPRVTFDPQNSQLQASIRQTAPSRSSDPIVVMLDIRGTNLSGGTLTGSIPDLETPATLDAIVEADELGTPFEAAVGAAGVPRLFSFRVDRVTGNVEALRRTAVRITSPPDQQAYRYDVQTEAPLRVGVHVDTASECEVHIGIDRNRNEYLENDERLGGGRFWSGRHVLTRWSASTDPPGFQLGSDVSDISFELDPAGLVGPQRILVQLLSGDRSLTAGRWVYFLKDPPKLTFVAPATAQKVAWGDPLQITVGCDSPAWRSIEQIEVGIDRNNNGQWDEDETLSSAQPVVDGQLAFRTTNRVTDVFDSRALLSGPDDPMPTAAPAAAEGEETAATPAEPPGLPTQVVLMTRGRLPIHTLGADASAPVETTQTPVTRQVVTLISQSEKPPVTGTIVGEVVTLDGLTQRDAIVALGMERTQTDDDGRFEFRNVPVGEHTVQAGKGKRLGQQTVEVAAGEIALVRIFIIRR
- the tssK gene encoding type VI secretion system baseplate subunit TssK, whose amino-acid sequence is MRAQPVRWSEGMLVLPHHFQAAESWLLEQVATSHDWLNPYGYGVYDIEINPDALANYELRIPRLRVRLRDGTLVSVPENARLPVLDLRKALADTPEISLFLVLPDYVPGQANSAAGNGEAHTRFRTETRTWDEVHDGDNPRSIDFLRYNCELVVSPDGTPPQNCQSLPLARVKRSLEADSPPALDPDYFPPLLECRGWEELSEGILAAILSQLRAHIHSQAEYLKTHGGWAEANQPQIRRAIRKLDAVNSCLPVFRQLTETRGTHPRTAYLTLCNLLGELAILRDDWTPPELPLYNHERLGEIFRAIKAEIDAALTATEHGAKVQRFPLENVGQWMEVTLDPRWLQTQYEFYVGVRSDLPPERLEQLFSTRWLDWKLGASRTINQIYVNGEAGLSIKRYVGVHPQLPVLKDLTYFRVKKLGTYWEQVSESRTLALKVNERYIRQQAIGQHVLTVVDPKNTPRDLSLELFVLEND
- a CDS encoding DotU family type IV/VI secretion system protein, producing MTNEFGQRVYPVIRHVFDVLAKIRKTGGSGPDPQDVSSQLRRQLAQFDVQGPRKEEFQLAKSALVYWIDEVLVHSSWEHAGYWSDHCLERTYFSSRERAWRFFDNAESARSMDSLDALETYYLCVCFGFKGIYRESSGNAASDTSSKTADDTWTADDDAGAPAEKAEDEPSQSVTDNWWDAQADSMKTWGIGSDEITESIEDFMTGRAQPSAPPPKRMKATQMASLEEWAESVCRQLASAPQLPYAPASPAAELGDATPLSGRTARSYAMLTTVMASILLLVLWIAFLNRM